GATGTCTAACAGAGAAAGACATTCATTACTACCATGCAGAGGTATGTGATATTTGAATCACCTTGGTCTAAGGAAGGGAGCATGATGGGCATGAGGTGgatgaacaagaaaaaaaagagagacaaaaagaagagaggaaatcTGAGGAACAGAGGTGGATTAAAAGGAATAGAAAAGGGGAATAGAAAGAGTGGAGTGGGGGGTTGTTATGCAGTTGGCAGAACAGCACATgaggaggagatagagaggaaatgaaagacgAGCCAGACTTACCTGTCGGTGTCTGTATAGCAGCAGACAGGCCACAATGTGGGTAGACATGATCGCTGAGGACTTATTAGCCGCTGTGAGGTAGATACAAAGACGGTAtcatgagaaaaacacaacagaactgaCTTGTCTTAACTATGTTTGAAAGTAATGGCACACAGCTGGAGGGCAGATGGTAGAGCTCAAACTTCAATTAAAGATGTAACTCTCCAACAGCATCCATTCTCatttatgtttctttgtttctaaGACAATAACATGACTACTATGTGAGACAAGACAACAAATATGGCTTAATGGCTTATTACTGGCTTAAAACATCTCCATCATATAAAGAAGTGGAATGAAccagatttgttttattttttcttttctttttttcacagggTTAAGAAGATCCAAATGAGTTGATTATACTGTATTGACAGCATAGATACACAGATAAAAGACTGTAgcgtgtgtgcttgtgtctgaGGACAAAGTTTATTAGCGGTCATCTTGAGGATAGTTCAGGTTCAAGGGTGTAAAACATTTGTGAGCACTGGTATTGcattcctcccctctcctgcctctctagACTCCCCTTTTGTCCTATTGGCTAAAAACAACATGCCATCCAGCTGGAGACTCTGTGATTGGTcgagggggaaagaaaaaaaatgcagctgaatGAGCTGGGGAGAACCGGTTTCTGTAGTGCTGCCCCAGGGGCAAAACGCCCTGAGTGATGTGAGGCGGATGGACTGATGCTGCGCTGTGTTGGATTTCAATTAAAGGAGGCAGTATGATGGATAGTATTTCATGAGAGCTGCCTTTGCTCCAGTAAGCAGGTGCACCTTTAACACAAGATGAAAAGGAGAGCTCTGTGCTTAGAAAAGATAAGAGAGGAGGGTCTAATAAAGCAGAAACCATGCGCTCTGACATTTTactgagtgagagtgagagtgagagtgcgttttttttttttttttttttttttttacttttagctGAATGTAGCATCCTGGTGGGATTTAGGATGAGTCATGCTGTAGTAAAATCACTTACTGAAGAGGACGTGCTTGGCCAGGTTGTTAATAAGTTGTCGTCTGAAGATGTCTTCGGGCAGCTCCCTGTtcatctgctcctcctcctgcccctcAAACAGCTGAGCATCAGGCCTGAGAGAATAATAGAAACAACATGTATACATACAGTTTGCTACCAGCTCATTGCACTCATTAAGTCACCTTCTCTCTTGTTGAACTGGGGCTTATAATTAGTAAAATATGCTGCTGAAGGGTTTGGTCAAATTCAAAATCGTCATTAAAACTATGACAAATTATTAAAAACCATAGGAATATGTTTTGTTCTAATTATAAGGGTAGACTcaaaaaatataacatataatatttatttaccATTACCTGCCTGGGGCTGTTTCTGCTCACTTTCAGTGTCTTTTATTTCCGAGCTTCTGGCACAGTCATTACATGTCACAGTCAACCTTTTAACGATATAGCGTTTGATGAAGTTTGCATTAATGGGTGGAAAAGGTTTTTACATCACCTCTGCTGACATGAGTTCTGACCTTGTGACTCCAGACCAGCTAGCATGAAACACTGCTGTCCTTGTGGACGTGCAATATCACAATATCAATTTTACTGTGAAGGGGCCAAGTTGAACTGAAGTGACCCCTGTCGATTAACTCGAGTGCTGTGCTCAGATGACCGATAACAGAGCCTGCTGTGAAGTAGCAGGAGGAAGAAGTCAAGAGTAAACATGAGGCTTGATGTTACAGGTGGGACCTTGTGCACCGGTTAGATGAAGATTCACCAAGTGGGAAGtggggaagtgtgtgtgtgtgtgtgtgtgtgtgtgtgtgtgtgtgtgtgtgtgtgtgtacttactGTGCAGAAATAATGGTGGGCATCAAGGTGTGTTCCAGGGACTCTGGTGGGGGTATATGGCGGCTTCTCTGGGTGCTCAGGTACTCCTTCATTTGACACAGGAAAAGGTTCATTACaaattataatgataataatgattatgacattttacaaaatttTCTTTGGTTCATGAAATGTTGAAGCTTTTAAAcactttaacacatttaattcTTGTATAAAAGCTGATGTAGATCTGTGATCAATCACCTTCAGGGAGAAGGGCTGGTTGAAGTCAACTCGCACACACCCGTAGTTCTTCCTCAGCATCCTGAACACACCACATGCTATTCCCCACAAACTCTCATTCTTCTTGGGCTTGCCCTAGAGGGATGGAGAAGTTCACATGCATGTTTCACTACAATAAAAATCTTTCTTCCCTGATTTCGCCCTTAAGTCACAAATTCAAAAGCCAAATAAAATTCAGCTCtatcatttgtgttttaatttttaaatgacagGGCAAAAGTgtacacaaacaacagacatcATGCAAGCACTTACCAGCTGCTCACTATTGTAGTTGCCCTCAATGATGCGGTCATAGGAGATGCCAACTGGCACCACCAGCACGTCTGGGATGGACCCAGTGTGCAGTGTGTCTACCACGATGGACAGCATGCCTGCACGTGCTGGAGACGGCTTACCGCTGCGGGAGCGTGTACCCTCCAGGTAGACCTCCAAAAACTGCTGCTGACGCAACAACTCCTCTGTGTACTGAGGGTGAATggataaaacagagagaaatggatgAAATAACAAGAGATGCTCCAGTGAGATTAATGAGCAAACACTGTGTATAAAGGTTATAACAGTTTTAGTGAAAATCTAATTTGTTGAAAAGTTTTCaatgttaaaaacaacattgaCTCCATTACAAGGTGGAGGTCAGGCAAAGTGAAGGCTGTGCAGCTGCTGTACATGCAGCCTGCATACAAGTTAAAAATGAGTGGTGGTCACCAACACTTTGACCTCCCGGACACATTTCAGGGAACTGGGCACGTGCCCAGGAAAACATGTTGTGCAATGGTATCCTCCTGAGCACTGTATGTATATAGCTGTCTCCTGCCACAGAGACGCTTTGTCCTGAAATAGATTCTGTGGCATTTAGAGTAAGCTGTGAAGAGGACAGACATCCAGGTTCAGCTTTCTCTGGAGCAACCAGAGTTAGAGCTGCACATGGCTATTCTTTTTTATCGCTAGCATTTCTGCCTGTGGGGGAGTTTggataatgacatttttgtgagcGACACAGGACTGCCAGATTGAAATCTTATCTTCAAAATCAAGTCAAAAATAAGTACTACTTGGTCCACTTTCCACAATTGAAGCTGTAAATTAGTAAACTCTGTCTGGCGGGATGCGAGGTAAACTACTGGATGCACAATGGGATAAGATATGTAGATAATCATTTCTGACAGCTGCTCATGTCTTCAGCCGATAGCTCTTATCTTACAGGCACAATACAAACTTATCTTAGAGCAACAAAACACAGCCTGTGTTTCATTATTCTCAACTCTCTCCCACAAACTCCAGATGTACTATTTAACAGCCATTCTTAATTCTGATAGACTGGTACAATTAAAGAAATCCACTAAGTCTCCTAGTTATTCGTATAAAGCAGCTTATGATGACAAAGtattaatattaacattaacagtcATTCACATTAGTTCTACTTCAGGTTTTCTCATTAGCAGCAGCTTGTTAAACCACATTACCAAATACTTGAGCTGAGCAAAAGGTTCAGATTCCAGTTTTAATCAGCCTCTAATTTCTCATGTAGTCTCTGCATTAGTGCCTTGCTTGAGACGCATAACAAATCTATCAGGACGGAAATACATTTCAGCCAGTGTCACAGTTGGAAAGGCTTAAATTACTGGCCAAAAAATCATGTTCATGGTGTTTAAAGTGGTTGTATTGACACTgctttaaaacaacatttaacttAAATTATTATCCCTCCACAATTTTACCCAAGCCTGACCAGAATGCTGGAAGTCACAGGAGTCAAAGCTGTGACCATCTGTAACTACAAATGGACACAACTACCAGCACACACTACTACTCATCATGTGATACTGTATACCGGTTATTGAGTCACTGACCATGGGTCCAAGTGGGTTAGGAGTTTGAAGAACAGAGTACTGATAGTGTATGAGTTGGATCTAGATCAGTACAGTGAGGAGGAGCAGTATATTCCAGCCAAATACCATTACAGTTTTACAGCATACATTACAGGACTGTGGTAGTGTCTACATGACTTCTTCAGAGGGTAAAATGCTATGATGTGTGAAAGTGAGCTGTAGCGAGAAAGCAAGTGTGGAAAGCCAATAAATTAAAActagaaacagaggaaaatataGCTGGGCTAACATTACATAACAAAAGCTTTTAACTCTCCCTGTCCATCACTCAGGAATGAAAagagcacagagcagagaagcATGAAGACAACCTGCAGTTAtataatgacacattttttttttttaaaaaagcccaCAGAATAACTTAATTCAGGAACGGCATGTTAAACCAGCCTTTTCTGTAGAAGATAAATAGGCTCTTGGGACTTACTGCATGTAGGAGTGATCTGTAcaaaatgtctttctttccatccCCTGTCTCCTCCATTTTCCGTCGTATGAAAAATCCTCCCAATTTACGGATCAGAGTGCTGgaatgagaaacacaaaaactgttttatcaGACTAAACTTTCTTGGCACCAGTCGTTCTTATCATCTTCAGCTGGCTGCACTGACACATTATCTGTTGCTgtcaacaaatgtcattttCCAAATTGTGATAGTGCAAGGAGAGATTTCATCCTATCTTAATCCAGAAAGCACAAGGTGggaatttttttattttgttgttttatgtaaaGATGGTTCAGGTTACAGATGCAGATACTTTGGGGCCTATTTTATAAGCACCTGAGTGCTGTAGAAGATCAGTATGATTTGAGGCAAGTTAGGATAAAACAGGTTTACAACCTGTGAGGCCAGCTACCCGGCTTTTTAAATTCCTTGAACGTAAAATCTGTGCTTTAGCTGAGTTGGAATTCCTCTCTCATCTGTTTCCAGGGAATTATATTTCTTGTCGTATAAAActcatctttgtcttttcactTACAGAGAGCGGAGATACACTTTGTATTTCTAGATCAAACCTGACATGAGGCTTCATGGGCCTTTTACCTGAGGATAGGGATGCTTAGGTTGTTTCCAGCGGCAATGTGTGGGGCTTTGATGTTGTGACAGAACAGGATCAAGGTGATGAGCAGGTAGTCAATGTGAGATTTATGAACAGGCAGGAAGACCATGGGCACATTTTGCTGTAAAGACAAGACAATGGATATATCAGAGCAACATTTTGTCTGtcaaaaatatataacaatatgcatggaaaacacttttttatacattttgtggAAGATCATGTTGTGACAGTTCAATCCATTTTCTGTTGGTGTGTACTTGTTACTGACCTCTGTAGCAGCTTTCTTGACCATTTCCAGCTGACCTTTGTGGATCTGGATGCTCCAGAAGAAACCATTAAAGAGTCTAAGGAGGACCCACCCTGTCAgcctgaagaaaaagaaaagggaagatgtagaagagaaacaaaactgtaactgtGGTAGTAACAAAGTCCAATTTAGTCTAAGGTAACATTCTGCAGTAGAATAAATCTGACTGTAGTACAACGAGAGAGTGTTACAATATTCCTATAAGCCAGGTAATATCAATCAGTGACTGAAAAGCAACTGAGGTCAGATTTCCAGAGTATGTACCTGATGAAGGCTGGTGAAATGTTAGCCACCATCTCCTGGAGGAAGGCCCTGGCTTTCTGCTTCACTTTACTGACTGCTTTGTGCTCCTGGCCAGTCTGGCTGGTCGCAGCATCCACATCTGTGGCCACCTTCACAATGGCAGTCTCCACTCTGGAATCGACAAAAgcagagcacaaacacaagacTTCATCTTCAAGCCTACGAACACCATCACTCAAAACATGTGAGTGCTCTATTACTCTTATCTGAATTTGACTTAATCTGGTCTGCTTTTGTCCACTTGATCGGCAAGTGTAGAGTTTCATAACAGTGCCATCGTCAAAGACCGGGGTTTGCACTGGATGGAACAATTCTTACAGACATCTCATGTTGTGTGGGCTCCTACCTGCTGTTGTTGAGCACATTGTCCACCACGTTCCTGGCGAACATGTCCTTGTGGacatctctctccatcacaaACAGCACATAGCTCAGCCTGCGCGCCAACCAGCCCCGCTGTCTGCATGAGCACACAtagacacgcacacatgcaccaGTGAATACAAAGGAACATGCAAGGAAGAGCATACATTCTCAAATATACTGAGTGTGAACATAAACTAATACATGCAGTTAAATGCTTTGTGTGGGATATCTGATTTAGAAGCTGTGAACAcacttatctctctctctcacacacacacacacacacacacacacacattacacacccATGACTGTCGGtctgttaaaacaaaacttgCCGTGTTTGGTTACGTAGATTTCCTGgtaatttaacacattttcaggAACCAGAGAGGCTCTGGCCGACATATCCATTACACACAGCTTTCACAACAATGACAATGGCTTTGTTAAGGTCAAATAATTGAATAGTGATTGTGTTGGACAAAATTAACAATACTAACTTATTCATTTTGACTTCAGCCAGCCCATCTTGGCTCTGGGATGTCTCACTTTACATGCTAATACAATGCACAATAAAAACTACATGTACATCTATTCCAGCTGTTCCCTCGCAATTTGGTACATGATGACAAATACACCTTCATTGAGGTGCTTGAGGACTTAAAAAAGATGTCTAGATTTACACCAAGctcatgtttatgttgtttggGGTTGAGCTATGACGGTGTCTTGTTGAGTTTTGCCTGCTAAGGTCAGTCACTGGATGCATGTGTCCGGTGTCCACTGacaaacactgtaaattatTCATATGTCTAGCTTTCCACTGTTTCACAGATCACTCATCTTGACTTACTATACACAGGTTGTTAGGAAGGCCAGGACCTGTCGGTAATGTATTGACTGTAATGTACAGGAGGAGTTTCAGCTCTTGCTCTTGTTGCACAAGGCGATTAAAGTGTCATCAGATGCCAGAGTAACATGTGAAAGCCAACCAGCTCGACATGGAGTTTCAATAGTTGAATATGTTCCTCTTGTCAGGCCAGTGGACTCAGGAGCAAAATAGTGTGGAAACGAAGTGAAActagattttgttttgtttacctgGTGTGAGTCTCATTGATGTAGATGACGTTGCGCAATCCCAGAGATGGAATACTGGGGTTGAACAGCTTCTCCtgcaacaaaaccaaaaatgattACTAACAGGAAGAAAGAGACTCAGACATCATGGGAAGTTACACAAAGTCAGTCTCGTGGTCATGCCATGTTTCCGCTGCAGTTTTATTGGCTTGTCGCATTAAAATGCACCGctaattttgtttttaccatTGCAACAGGAAAGCTCCCTACTCTGTAGCTTTAGCTAGTGctttttaacatatttaacatatttcttttaaagaaatatgataaatatgttAAAATAGCTCATTGTCTGAACTATGGCGACAAATTTTAATGccaaaggaaagttttaagtcCAGTGTTTAGAGCATGTTTTTGACAAATACCAAGCAGGCTTTTCACTTTGTCCCTGTAAACATTATGGAAACAACCAAACTGTTGTTTAATTCTAGCAAACTGTGATACTGACTTGGACAGCTTGGAAAAAAAGACGCACATTCCCCAGGTAATAAGTAAAATGAGGATGAATATGCCTGTGTAAGAGTCTATACCTTGGAATAAAAGAACAGTATACTGTCTGTGCTTTAGTTTACATTTGAATATAAAGAAGACATCAAGGTTGTTTCatcaaaatgcatttaaatgttcaaTGGAGATCAGCCattgaacataaatatataaacatagtTAATGGCAGGTGCAGTCCACTGCATATTGATCCCTTTCTTCTTAATCATACATTCACGTTGGGACAAACAATAACCTGGACCTGACAAGAGTCTATAGCAAATGAACTCGTGTTGGAGTTAATTAGCTGTGGTGTAACTTTACCCAGCTCTGTGGTGTACAGGAGTGACAGCAGCGGCCAACAAAGGGCCTCTTTCTGTTCAGCAGGCCCTCCTTCCATGTGCTGGCAACACATCGCAGGACTGAGGGGCTGGTGCTGCGGTCCTTGAAACAAAAACCATGCACAAATATCATTGAAGGGCTTGTTCTATGTAGCGTATGCAATGTTAAGACAAGATTAAACACCTCTGATCTGACAAGATGTGCAATGCTGATCCTATAATTGCATTATGAAGATGAATGGCTGATCTGGGTCTGTGGCTTACCGAGTCATCATTAGGATGTTTCCAGCGGTTACACCACTGCTCTCCATTG
Above is a window of Lates calcarifer isolate ASB-BC8 linkage group LG23, TLL_Latcal_v3, whole genome shotgun sequence DNA encoding:
- the gpam gene encoding glycerol-3-phosphate acyltransferase 1, mitochondrial translates to MELSDGLLLQVNNGEQWCNRWKHPNDDSDRSTSPSVLRCVASTWKEGLLNRKRPFVGRCCHSCTPQSWEKLFNPSIPSLGLRNVIYINETHTRQRGWLARRLSYVLFVMERDVHKDMFARNVVDNVLNNSRVETAIVKVATDVDAATSQTGQEHKAVSKVKQKARAFLQEMVANISPAFIRLTGWVLLRLFNGFFWSIQIHKGQLEMVKKAATEQNVPMVFLPVHKSHIDYLLITLILFCHNIKAPHIAAGNNLSIPILSTLIRKLGGFFIRRKMEETGDGKKDILYRSLLHAYTEELLRQQQFLEVYLEGTRSRSGKPSPARAGMLSIVVDTLHTGSIPDVLVVPVGISYDRIIEGNYNSEQLGKPKKNESLWGIACGVFRMLRKNYGCVRVDFNQPFSLKEYLSTQRSRHIPPPESLEHTLMPTIISAQPDAQLFEGQEEEQMNRELPEDIFRRQLINNLAKHVLFTANKSSAIMSTHIVACLLLYRHRQGVVLSKLVEDFFNMKEEILSRDFDLGFSGNSEDVVMRALHLLGNCVNVTSSANRNGEFTIAPSQTVPALFELNFYSNGLFHVFISDAIIACSILSLQRELLVESESDHQSGGPNSLPLSQERLIRKAAGLSHFLINEVAVAPPCQTIYQVFHDAVTRLIQYGVLYVAEEDQEELSPSPTDEPWPKKFPEPLSWRSDEEDEDSDFGEEQRDRYLKVSVAAEHQEFFIFLQRLLSPVLEAYSGAAIFVHSLSQPMAESDYTQRLFRYLLTRTERGVAAYGESATHYLVKNTVRTFKELGVLKERRENKVTTLELSSTFLPQANRNKLLQYILGFTLL